The sequence GGGCGCGGCGAGGCGGCGGCGGTCCGGGAGCTGACCCGGGCGCTGCTGGAGTCGATCCGGTTCCGGGTCCGCACCAGTCCGGCCGGTCCGGTCGCGCTGCCGGCCGGTCCGTCCGGGCGGGCCAGGCTCGGGGTCGACCTCTCCTACGGGACGGCCTCCGCCACGGTCGCGCTGCTCGCCGCCGCGGTGCCGCCCGCCGCCGGGCCGGCCGGAGCGGGGGCGCCCTACCCGTCCGGGCCGTACCGGGCCGTACCGACGGGGACGGGAGCGCTGCCCGAGGAGTCCCGGCCCGAAGCCCCGACCGGGCCCGAGGCCCCGCCCCCGTCCGGATCCGCGTCCGGACCCGGACCCGGGCCCGCCGGACCCGCCCGGACCGGGGCGGTGAAGGGCTCCTGGGCCCGCACCGCCGCCCGGCCGCGCACCGCGTCCGAACCCGTCGCCGCCGTCACCTTCGGCGAGACCACCGGGGCCGGGACCGCCCCGGCCGTCCCGGCGCTCGCCCCGGACGTCCCGCGCCTGCGCCACACCGTGCTCGCCCCCGGCCCCGACACCCTCCCGTACGCGGACCTGCGCGCCGACCCGACCGCCGGTCCGCTCACCGACGAGCCCGGGCCCGAACTGGTCACCGCGGCCTGGGCCGAGGCCCGGTTCGGGGCGGGCGGCACCGACCACCTCACCGGCCACGGCGCCCGGCAGGTCCTGGACGGGCACCCGGCCCGGCTGGCCGACCTGGTCCGGGCCGGCCGCTCCCGCGAACTGCTCTCCCCGGTGGCCGCACTGGCGGGCGCCGACCGGGCGGCCGCCGGCGTCCTGACCGGCGCGCTGCGGACCCCGCTCACCGTGCTGCGCGCCGCCCACCGGCTGGCCCGGATCCGCTACCCGGACGCGCTCGACGACGCCGCCGTGCGGCTGACCCTCCGCCGGACGCCCGACGGCGCCGGCACGGCCGGAGCGCGCTCGGCGGACGACCTCGCCTGGGTGGTCCCCGGGCCCGCGGCCCGCTGGCTGTCCGACGAGGCGCTCTCCGCGGTCGCGCTGCGGCTGCGGCTGGCGGCGCGCGAACCGGCGCCCGGGGACAACCCCGGCGCGTACCGGGCACGGCACGCCCTGCACCGGCACGCACGCGGCTTCCGCACGCTGGTGCACGCCACCGAACAACCTGGTCAGCGCCTGCACGCGCCCTTCCTGGACAACCAGGTGGTACGGGCCGCCCGGCTGCTCCCGGACGAGGTCCGGCTCCAGCCCGGCGCCCGGCACGCGCTGCTGCACGCCGTGCTGGCCGGTGCCGGGCGCACCGACCTGCCGCCCGACTGGGGCCGCGGCCCGCGCCCCGACCGGGCCGGTACCGTCCGGGCGGGTCTGCGGCTCGCCGCGGACGGCCTGGCCGAACTCTTCGACGCGCCGCTGCTCGCCGAGGCCGGGCTGATCGACCTGCCCGCCGTCCGGGCCGCGCTGGACCGCGCCGCCGACCCCGCGGCCCCGCTGCCGCCGGCCGCCCTGGCCGGCCTCGCCGACCTGGTCGCCACCGAGCTCTGGCTCCGCCGGGTCCGGGCCCGCCGCCACGGCGCCTGCTGGACCGGCCTCCCGCACCCCGTACACCCCGCGCTGTCCCCGCCCCGCTTCTCCTGACCGCGCGCCCGCCCCGCCCGGGCTTCCGCCCGCCGGCCCGACCCGCGCGCCCGCCCGGCCCCGCTCCCGGTGCTCCCTCGGCCCCCGGCGCGGCTCGGGCACGGGGCGGCACCGGGCGGCGATCATGGCGGACGTCCCGTCCGTCCCCGTTTCCCCTTCCCCCGCCCGGAGGCCGTGGTGACCAGTGCCGGTCCCGACCAGTCCGTCCCCGTCGTGCTCTCGGTGCTCGGGCGGCTCCCGACGAACCGTCCGCCCGGGGTGCTCGCGGCCTGCGACGGCTCGGACGGCTCGCTCTGGGCCCTGGACCGGGCGATGACCGAGGCCGAGGCCCACGACCTGCCGCTGTACGTGCTCGCCGTCGTCAACCCGGCGCCCACCGGCTACCCGCCGGGGATGGCCGAACTGGTCCAGGAGAGCGTGGAGACCCTGGTCGAGTCGATGGCGGACGGCCTGCGCCGGGCGGTGGGCGCCGTCCAGCGGGCCCGCGCCCACCCCTGTACCGCCGAGATGTCGCTGCACGTGGTGCTCGGCAACGTGATCGAGGTCCTGCTCGCCGCCTCGGCCCGGCAGCACACCGTGGTGGCCGGTACCCGGGGCAACGGCGGCTTCGCCCGGCTCCTGCTGGGCTCGGTCAGTGGTGCCCTGGTCCACCACGCGGCCTGCCCGGTCCTGGTCGTCCCCGCGCCTCCGGAGGGCTGAGCACGCGCCGGGAATGTCCCGAGATGGTTCATCGTTCACCCGTCTCGGACCCGTCCCCACCCCCTCTGGAGCCCCCGTCATGAAGGTCGAGATCTACTCCGACATCGCCTGCCCCTGGTGCTACATCGGCAAGCGCCGCTTCGAGCAGGCGCTCGAGGGCTTCGCGGGCAAGGAGAACGTCGAGGTGGTCTACCGGCCGTACCAGCTGGTGCCGGACGCCCCGGCCACGGCGAGTCCGCACCGGGAGTGGCTGGCCGAGCGCTACGGACCGCAGTCCGTCGCGATGGACGCCCGGGTCGCCGAGCTGGGCCGGGCGGAGGGCATCGGCTACGACTTCGACGCCGCCCTGCACGCCAACACCTTCCTCGGCCACCGGCTGCTGCACCTCGCCGAGACCGAGTACGGCGCGGCCGCCCAGGGCCGGCTCAAGGAGGCCCTGCTCAAGGCGCACTTCAGCGACGGCGTGGACGTCGGCGACCGCACCGCGCTCACCGAGGTCGCCGTCGGCGCGGGCCTGGACCGCGACCGGGTGACGGCCTACCTGGCCGGCGAGGAGGGCGCCGCCGAGGTGCGCGCCCAGCTGGCCGAGGCCCGCGAGATCGGCATCACCGCGGTGCCGACCTTCGTCTTCGAGGGCAAGTGGGCCGTCCAGGGCGGCCAGGAGGCCGAGACCTTCCGCCAGGTGCTGGAGCAGGTCGCCACCGAGATCGGCGAGCGCCGCCCGGCCCCGGTGCAGGTCGCCCCGGCCGGCGAGGCGTGTGCGGACGGCTCCTGCGCCGTCTGATCCGGCGGTCCGCCCCGTGCCGGGCGGAGCACCGGCCCCGGGGCCCGCTTCAGACGCACCTGAAGCGGGCCTCGGCCCAGTCGGCGACGTTCAGCGCCGACCGGACGCCGTGCGCCGGCAGCACCACCAGCCGGATCGAGGTCTGACCGCCGAGCGGCACGTGCACCGGCACCGCCGGGTCGCCCGCCCGCAGCGTGCGCGAACTCCACAGCGTCCGCCCGTCACCGCCCTGCACCGAGAAGACCACCCCGCCGACGGCGAGGGTCAGGTCGTCCATCCCGGCCACCGCGTCGAAGGACGTGCAGCTGCGGTTGAGGTCGATCACCGTGGCCGCGGGCGCGTGCACGCTGAGGCCGTGGCGGTGCTCGGCACCGGCGACGGAGACGCTCTCCCGCTGCCAGAACCAGTCGCTGCCGTTCTCCCGGATGCTCGGCCGCGGCGGCGGCACCCGGTGGGGGGACGACCTGACCACCGGCAGGTCGTCGGCCCAGAAGTCGGTCGGCGCCGGCGGGGTCGGGACCGCCGTGGGCGGCGTGGTCGGCAGGCTCGGCGTCACGGTGGGCGTCGGCACCACCACTTCGGGCACGGGCGGCAGCGGCAGCTCGGGCGTCGGCGGCGGGGTCGGCACCGGCACGGCCGGGACGGTCGCGGGCGGGGTCGGGGTGGGCGTGGGCTTCGGCGTCGGTGCGGGTTCCGGCGGCGCGGGGGCGGGCGAGGGGGCCGCCGCGGTCGGCGTCGGTGCGGGCGTCGGCACCGGCCGGGGCGCGGCGGCGGGCGAGCGGGGCGCGGGCGGCGCCGGGACCGGTTGCTCCACCGGTACCGGAGCAGGGCTCTCCGGGGCGGGCGGCGGGGCCGGTTCCGGGGCGGGCGGCTCGGGCTCGGCGGACGGCGGCGCGGGAACGGCCGGCGCGGAGACCGGGGGAGCGGCCACCGGGGGCCTGGGCTCGGGTGCGCCGGTGAGCGCGTACGCGGCGACGGCGGCGGCCGCCACCGCGACCGCGGCGGCGATCCCGGCCTTCGCGGCGGTGCCCAGCCCCTCCGCGGCGGCGCCCGCGGCACCCCCGCCCCCACCGGAGGCCCCGGCTCCCGCACCGCCCGCGGCCCCGGCACCGGCCGCGGCTCCGGCACCGCCCGTCGTTCCGGTCGCGGCACCGGCCGCTCCTCCGGCGGTGCCGCCCGCCGTGGCGGCCGCGGTCCCGGCGGCCGCGCCGCCCACCGCCGCCACTCCGCCGACGGCGGCCGCGGCGGCACCGAAGCCGCCCGCGCCGATCCAGACCAGCACCCCGCCGGGCAGCAGCGCGCGCAGCCCGTGGTTGATCTCGGACAGCTCCAGGCACGCGGCCGTGCACCGGTCGCACTCCTTGAGGTGCCGGCCGACCTCCGCCGAGGCGCGCTTGCGCAGCGAGCCGCGCGCGTACGCGCCGAGCCGGTTGGCGTACGCCTCGCAGTCCCGGTCCTGACTGCCCGAGACGTGCGCCTGGAGGAAGCCGGCGGCGAGCCGGTCGCGGGCCCGGTGGGCCTGGACGGCGGTCGCGTTGGCGGTCTTGCCGAGCATCACCGCGACCGTCTTGGGGGACTCCCGTTCGACCTCGGTGTGCCAGAGCACCATCCGGTCGTCCTCGGGGAGTTCGGCGTAGGCCTGCATCACCATGCGCTGGTCGGCCAGCGCCATCGCCCAGGCGTCGGCGCCCGGGTCGGCCAGATCGAGGTCCACTACGGCGGCCGAGGTCTGCGCGAACACGCTGAAGTCGTCAACGAGTTGCTCGCGCCGCTCGCTGCGGGTCCAGGCCGCCGCGACGTTCCGGACCGCGGTCAGCAGATAGGCGCGGACGGCGAACTCCGGTCCCTTGCCCGCCCGCAGCGCCTGCAGGGTACGGGCGAACACCTCGCCCGCCAGGTCCTCGGCGGTGAAGCTGTCCCGGCAGCAGGTCCGGGCGTAGCGGCGCACCGAATCCACGTGCCGTCGGTAGATCTCCTCGTAGGCGGTGTCGTCGCCGGCCCGCACGAGCGCGGTCAACTCGGCATCGGAGGGCGGTCGTTCGCCGTCGACGGGATCGGCCGGGGCCGGGACCGTGGGGCGCACGGGTGCCCCGATGCCGACGAAGGCCTCCGGGATGACTCCGCCGCGCCCGGCTGCGGCCTGTCCGGGGACCCGGCCCTGGGGGAGCGCGGCGGCGGAGGCGGAGAGGGTCTCGCGGCCGGGCATTCCGGCCTGGTCCGGCACCTGGCCCGTCGGCACGGGACCGGGAGCGGCCCCCGACCCGCCGCCGGGCGTGCCCGGGCCGGCGGCCGGACCGTCAGGACCCCGGTCGGGTCCGCCCCCGGCGGACCGCCCGAAGTCGAGGCCGTAGCCGTAGTCGTTCTGTTCCTCGGCGCT comes from Streptomyces sp. TLI_053 and encodes:
- a CDS encoding universal stress protein; this encodes MTSAGPDQSVPVVLSVLGRLPTNRPPGVLAACDGSDGSLWALDRAMTEAEAHDLPLYVLAVVNPAPTGYPPGMAELVQESVETLVESMADGLRRAVGAVQRARAHPCTAEMSLHVVLGNVIEVLLAASARQHTVVAGTRGNGGFARLLLGSVSGALVHHAACPVLVVPAPPEG
- a CDS encoding sigma-70 family RNA polymerase sigma factor is translated as MSAEEQNDYGYGLDFGRSAGGGPDRGPDGPAAGPGTPGGGSGAAPGPVPTGQVPDQAGMPGRETLSASAAALPQGRVPGQAAAGRGGVIPEAFVGIGAPVRPTVPAPADPVDGERPPSDAELTALVRAGDDTAYEEIYRRHVDSVRRYARTCCRDSFTAEDLAGEVFARTLQALRAGKGPEFAVRAYLLTAVRNVAAAWTRSERREQLVDDFSVFAQTSAAVVDLDLADPGADAWAMALADQRMVMQAYAELPEDDRMVLWHTEVERESPKTVAVMLGKTANATAVQAHRARDRLAAGFLQAHVSGSQDRDCEAYANRLGAYARGSLRKRASAEVGRHLKECDRCTAACLELSEINHGLRALLPGGVLVWIGAGGFGAAAAAVGGVAAVGGAAAGTAAATAGGTAGGAAGAATGTTGGAGAAAGAGAAGGAGAGASGGGGGAAGAAAEGLGTAAKAGIAAAVAVAAAAVAAYALTGAPEPRPPVAAPPVSAPAVPAPPSAEPEPPAPEPAPPPAPESPAPVPVEQPVPAPPAPRSPAAAPRPVPTPAPTPTAAAPSPAPAPPEPAPTPKPTPTPTPPATVPAVPVPTPPPTPELPLPPVPEVVVPTPTVTPSLPTTPPTAVPTPPAPTDFWADDLPVVRSSPHRVPPPRPSIRENGSDWFWQRESVSVAGAEHRHGLSVHAPAATVIDLNRSCTSFDAVAGMDDLTLAVGGVVFSVQGGDGRTLWSSRTLRAGDPAVPVHVPLGGQTSIRLVVLPAHGVRSALNVADWAEARFRCV
- a CDS encoding DsbA family oxidoreductase, which encodes MKVEIYSDIACPWCYIGKRRFEQALEGFAGKENVEVVYRPYQLVPDAPATASPHREWLAERYGPQSVAMDARVAELGRAEGIGYDFDAALHANTFLGHRLLHLAETEYGAAAQGRLKEALLKAHFSDGVDVGDRTALTEVAVGAGLDRDRVTAYLAGEEGAAEVRAQLAEAREIGITAVPTFVFEGKWAVQGGQEAETFRQVLEQVATEIGERRPAPVQVAPAGEACADGSCAV
- a CDS encoding asparagine synthase-related protein, translating into MRWLTGWCTGAPRPGAPAHEPPGAVAPIAARVLWTGPDPLWAVGDWRPEEIRLAVLRPGAAAVVTTGATAPDPFEANPATLRLAVLGHCGATDAELAAGLAAARGGAVRHLTGWPGSYTAVLRSGTRSTVLLTDLAGARPVFHTPWGDGTAYATAALPLADLVGAPLDTGHLAARLACPEAPEALGTGTPYLGVRRVPPGHALAVRGGRPYLTGYDGPGAEGVPGRGEAAAVRELTRALLESIRFRVRTSPAGPVALPAGPSGRARLGVDLSYGTASATVALLAAAVPPAAGPAGAGAPYPSGPYRAVPTGTGALPEESRPEAPTGPEAPPPSGSASGPGPGPAGPARTGAVKGSWARTAARPRTASEPVAAVTFGETTGAGTAPAVPALAPDVPRLRHTVLAPGPDTLPYADLRADPTAGPLTDEPGPELVTAAWAEARFGAGGTDHLTGHGARQVLDGHPARLADLVRAGRSRELLSPVAALAGADRAAAGVLTGALRTPLTVLRAAHRLARIRYPDALDDAAVRLTLRRTPDGAGTAGARSADDLAWVVPGPAARWLSDEALSAVALRLRLAAREPAPGDNPGAYRARHALHRHARGFRTLVHATEQPGQRLHAPFLDNQVVRAARLLPDEVRLQPGARHALLHAVLAGAGRTDLPPDWGRGPRPDRAGTVRAGLRLAADGLAELFDAPLLAEAGLIDLPAVRAALDRAADPAAPLPPAALAGLADLVATELWLRRVRARRHGACWTGLPHPVHPALSPPRFS